The following coding sequences are from one Lysinibacillus sp. FSL W8-0992 window:
- a CDS encoding MazG-like family protein, translated as MNIFEYQKWITEFYKKRSWYDLNPFIRVNFLTEEVGEVSKAIRTIEIGRDRPDEKALPKEQQIENLKEELGDVLDNLFILADKYEIDLTEIMISHKDKLIKRYQ; from the coding sequence TTGAATATTTTTGAATATCAAAAGTGGATAACTGAATTTTACAAAAAGCGAAGCTGGTACGACTTAAACCCTTTTATTCGTGTCAATTTCTTAACGGAAGAGGTTGGTGAAGTTTCAAAGGCCATACGAACAATTGAAATTGGGCGTGATCGTCCAGATGAAAAAGCTCTACCAAAAGAACAACAAATTGAGAATTTAAAAGAAGAACTAGGCGATGTTCTTGATAATTTATTTATTTTAGCTGATAAGTACGAAATTGATTTAACTGAAATTATGATAAGCCATAAAGATAAACTAATAAAAAGATATCAATAA
- a CDS encoding zinc-ribbon domain-containing protein: MYCKNCGEHISEHAEICIHCGVRVKNAGGEDKPNWGVNIITLCCVPLVGLIMFFVWKNEKPVAAKSALMFFFINIAIIVLFYIAMFIIGLSSY; the protein is encoded by the coding sequence ATGTATTGTAAAAACTGTGGCGAACATATTTCTGAACATGCAGAAATTTGTATCCACTGTGGTGTCCGCGTAAAAAACGCAGGTGGTGAAGACAAACCAAACTGGGGCGTTAACATAATTACACTTTGCTGTGTGCCACTTGTTGGATTAATTATGTTCTTTGTTTGGAAAAACGAAAAGCCAGTTGCGGCTAAATCAGCTTTAATGTTCTTCTTTATTAACATAGCAATTATCGTATTATTCTATATTGCAATGTTCATTATTGGATTATCAAGTTACTAA
- a CDS encoding DUF2085 domain-containing protein: MANTFNFVLRVFFFCHQRPDRSFHYKGKKFPLCARCTGMAVGYLLSIILVILLGIFDLWIIALLILPMAIDGTGQLFGKWTSNNSRRFLTGLTGGIGIIYIFYIIGYQFFLFGQYVGRNL, from the coding sequence TTGGCAAATACTTTTAATTTTGTATTGCGAGTTTTTTTCTTTTGCCATCAAAGACCGGACCGTTCATTCCATTATAAAGGGAAGAAATTCCCTCTATGTGCCAGATGCACTGGTATGGCAGTAGGTTATCTTTTATCCATAATATTAGTCATACTTTTAGGCATATTTGATTTATGGATTATAGCTTTATTAATTTTACCAATGGCTATAGACGGTACAGGTCAATTATTTGGTAAATGGACAAGTAATAATAGTAGACGGTTCCTTACTGGATTAACTGGTGGAATCGGTATTATTTATATTTTCTACATTATTGGTTACCAATTTTTTTTATTTGGTCAATATGTTGGGAGAAATCTATAA
- a CDS encoding TM2 domain-containing protein, translating to MSDKNFVATLLLCFFLGGLGIHRFYVGKIGTGILMIFTLGGFGIWTIVDLVMIIVGKFTDKDGHLIKS from the coding sequence ATGTCGGACAAAAATTTCGTAGCAACATTATTACTTTGTTTCTTTTTAGGAGGTCTAGGAATTCACCGTTTTTATGTTGGTAAAATCGGTACAGGTATTTTAATGATTTTCACATTAGGTGGGTTCGGAATTTGGACAATAGTTGATTTAGTTATGATTATCGTTGGTAAATTTACTGATAAAGATGGTCATTTAATAAAATCTTAA
- a CDS encoding zinc ribbon domain-containing protein, translating to MYCPNCGSTINENAEICIHCGVNVLKFNNQITVAKNDKPNIWVNVLSLCCFPLLGIIIYFVWKDTQPKAAKSALIFALFGLAISIIFAIITFVIGIATEMMDDSYYY from the coding sequence ATGTATTGTCCTAATTGTGGTTCTACCATTAACGAGAATGCCGAAATTTGTATACATTGTGGTGTCAACGTATTAAAATTTAACAACCAAATAACTGTAGCTAAAAATGATAAACCAAATATTTGGGTTAATGTACTCAGCTTATGCTGTTTCCCTCTGCTTGGCATTATCATCTATTTTGTATGGAAAGACACTCAACCAAAAGCTGCAAAGTCTGCTTTAATATTTGCTTTGTTTGGTTTAGCTATTTCAATTATTTTCGCAATTATTACATTTGTAATTGGGATTGCAACAGAAATGATGGATGATAGCTATTATTACTAA
- a CDS encoding multicopper oxidase family protein yields the protein MVITPGIEDLPYVLQKNGVKFFTLVAEEITWELVDGIFIKAWGYNGSTPGPTIRVFPGDKVCIRVINQLPVHTSVHWHGLIVPNSMDGVPPIEPSPFIEPEYYFDYHFTIVNPPGTYMYHSHVDVSIQDNAGLLGGFIVENPSEVNIPNHKDYLCLLQEWAINALAWGDLTKGTYDLTFIKPDFNFFTINGRCYPLTEPLLVKYGDTVKVRFGNIQMNHHPIHLHGHQFKVVGADGFPIVPHTQIYKNTILVASGETWDINFQANNPGIWPMHCHMPHHVTNNGVVGLGGMFTTVKYEEMNNSPSF from the coding sequence ATGGTTATCACACCGGGTATTGAGGATCTACCTTACGTACTTCAAAAAAATGGGGTAAAGTTTTTTACTTTAGTTGCTGAGGAAATAACGTGGGAATTGGTAGATGGTATCTTTATCAAAGCATGGGGATATAACGGCTCTACACCAGGACCAACAATTCGAGTTTTTCCTGGAGATAAAGTATGTATTAGGGTCATTAATCAATTACCTGTCCATACGAGCGTACATTGGCATGGATTAATCGTACCCAATTCTATGGATGGTGTCCCCCCAATTGAGCCCTCCCCATTTATAGAACCTGAATATTATTTTGATTATCATTTTACAATAGTCAATCCTCCAGGCACGTATATGTATCATTCCCATGTTGATGTTTCTATACAAGACAATGCGGGGTTATTAGGTGGCTTTATTGTTGAAAATCCGTCAGAGGTAAACATACCAAACCATAAAGATTACCTATGTTTACTTCAAGAATGGGCAATAAATGCTTTAGCATGGGGCGATCTAACAAAAGGTACGTATGATTTAACATTTATTAAACCTGATTTTAATTTTTTTACAATCAACGGCCGTTGCTACCCATTAACTGAACCTTTACTAGTAAAATACGGAGATACGGTTAAAGTACGATTTGGTAATATTCAAATGAACCACCACCCCATCCATTTACATGGACATCAGTTTAAAGTAGTTGGTGCTGATGGTTTTCCAATTGTCCCTCATACACAAATTTATAAAAACACTATACTCGTCGCATCTGGTGAAACTTGGGATATTAACTTCCAAGCGAATAACCCAGGTATTTGGCCAATGCACTGCCACATGCCTCATCACGTTACAAACAACGGTGTAGTTGGCTTAGGTGGTATGTTTACTACAGTTAAATATGAAGAAATGAATAATTCACCTTCTTTTTAG